The following are encoded together in the Phaseolus vulgaris cultivar G19833 chromosome 9, P. vulgaris v2.0, whole genome shotgun sequence genome:
- the LOC137820289 gene encoding patellin-3-like produces MAEEASKTTTTQEEVVVADVAPPEPWDTSVVVSVEEEEEAKASSEKENIPETATEVSKDNIPESGSFKEESTIVSDLPETEKKALQELKQLIQEALHKHEFSEPQNNHPPKDEKPEDATDNKEEQKPVEEEKEHAVHAAAAADAADAADVAEATEKEAAEVKESETETKVVEEKVAVTDAACVEEDGAKTVEAIEESVVAVSVSEEEAKVEADSASPEEVSIWGVPLLADERSDVILLKFLRARDFKVKDAFAMIKGTIRWRKEFKMEELLEEELGDDLEKAVYMHGFDKEGHPVCYNIYGEFQNKELYKKSFSDEEKRHRFLRWRIQFLEKSIRKLDFAPGGISTIVQVNDLKNSPGPAKWELRQATKQALQLLQDNYPEFVAKQVFINVPWWYLAVNRMISPFLTQRTKSKFVFAGPSKSAETLLRYIAAEQLPVKYGGLSKDGEFGISDAVTEITVRPAAKHTVEFPVAENSLLSWEIRVIGWDVSYGAEFVPCSEGSYTVIIQKAIKVASSEEPVLCNNYKIGEPGKVVLTIDNQSSKKKKLLYRLKVKPSSSD; encoded by the exons ATGGCTGAAGAAGCTTCAAAGACAACCACAACTCAAGAGGAAGTGGTGGTCGCTGACGTGGCGCCTCCCGAGCCATGGGACACCAGCGTTGTTGTTTccgttgaagaagaagaagaagcaaaggcATCATCTGAGAAGGAGAACATTCCAGAAACTGCGACGGAGGTTTCCAAAGATAACATTCCGGAATCAGGTTCTTTCAAGGAAGAGAGCACCATTGTCTCGGACCTACCAGAAACCGAGAAAAAGGCACTGCAAGAACTCAAACAGCTCATTCAGGAGGCACTGCATAAACACGAGTTTTCTGAGCCTCAGAATAACCACCCTCCCAAAGATGAAAAGCCCGAAGATGCCACCGACAACAAGGAAGAACAGAAGCCCGTGGAGGAAGAGAAAGAACATGCTGTTcatgctgctgctgctgctgatgCTGCTGATGCTGCTGACGTAGCAGAAGCGACAGAAAAAGAAGCTGCGGAAGTGAAGGAAAGTGAAACTGAAACTAAGGTTGTTGAAGAGAAAGTGGCAGTTACCGATGCTGCTTGTGTTGAGGAGGATGGAGCGAAAACGGTGGAGGCTATCGAGGAGAGCGTTGTGGCTGTGTCTGTGTCTGAGGAGGAAGCGAAGGTGGAAGCTGATTCCGCTTCCCCCGAAGAGGTTTCGATTTGGGGAGTGCCGCTTCTTGCTGATGAAAGGAGCGATGTGATTCTGCTGAAGTTTCTGCGTGCGAGGGACTTCAAGGTGAAGGATGCGTTTGCGATGATAAAGGGGACGATTCGGTGGAGGAAGGAGTTCAAGATGGAGGAGTTGTTGGAGGAGGAGTTGGGGGATGATTTGGAGAAGGCGGTGTACATGCATGGGTTTGACAAGGAGGGTCACCCTGTGTGTTATAACATCTATGGGGAGTTTCAGAACAAGGAGTTGTACAAGAAGAGTTTCTCTGATGAGGAGAAGAGGCACAGGTTCCTCAGGTGGAGGATTCAGTTCCTGGAGAAGAGTATCAGGAAGCTTGATTTTGCCCCTGGTGGGATAAGCACCATTGTTCAAGTCAATGATCTCAAGAACTCTCCTGGACCTGCCAAGTGGGAGCTTAGACAGGCTACCAAACAGGCCCTGCAGTTGCTTCAGGATAACTATCCTGAGTTTGTAGCCAAACAG GTGTTTATCAATGTGCCATGGTGGTATTTGGCAGTGAACAGGATGATAAGCCCTTTTCTTACTCAGAGAACCAAAAGCAAGTTTGTCTTTGCCGGCCCTTCCAAATCAGCCGAGACTCTTTTGAG ATACATTGCTGCTGAGCAACTTCCGGTGAAGTATGGTGGACTAAGCAAAGATGGGGAGTTCGGAATTTCCGATGCTGTCACAGAAATTACAGTGAGGCCAGCAGCAAAACATACCGTGGAGTTTCCAGTTGCTGAG AACTCCCTACTGTCTTGGGAAATCAGAGTAATAGGGTGGGACGTAAGCTATGGTGCAGAGTTTGTGCCATGTTCAGAGGGAAGCTATACTGTGATCATCCAGAAGGCTATAAAGGTTGCTTCATCAGAAGAACCGGTGCTTTGCAACAATTATAAAATTGGTGAACCTGGGAAGGTGGTTCTCACCATTGACAACCAAAGCTCTAAGAAGAAGAAACTCTTGTACCGCTTGAAGGTGAAGCCCTCCTCTTCTGACTGA